The DNA region AATTCCTCGTCCAGGCGCACAATCGTGAGCGACGCGCCGTTCATATCCAGGGACGTGACGTAATTGCCGATAAACGTGCGGTCGATCCGGTGTCCTTGTCCCGTCAGGAGCTCTGCCACTTTGTCGTAAAGCACATACAGTTCCATCAGCGGGGTCGCGCCCAAACCGGACAGTAGGACGGCCAGGTTCTCCGACCCCTCGAAAGCAAAGTCCCGCAGGATGGCGCCGGTCATTTCTGCGGCGATTTCGTCCGCCGTCCCCAGCGGCTGCACCCGGATCCCCGGCTCGCCGTGATGGCCGATCCCGAACTCCATTTTGCCTTCCTCAATGGTGAAATTGGGAGAGCCGGCCGCCGGAATCGTGCAGGAGCCAAGTCCGACGCAGATGCTGCGCGTGTTGTCGGCGGCTTTTTGCGCAGCGGCTACAACTTCATCCAACGAGCCGCCCATCGCCGCCCGCGCGCCCCCGGCCTTCCACATGAACAGGCCGCCGGCAATGCCATGCCGCTTCTCCCGGGTTTCCGGCGGTGATGAAGCTATATCGTCCGTGGCGGTCACATACTTCACGGTAATCCCTTCGTCTTCCGCAAGCTGCACCGCCATTTTGACGTTCATGTTGTCGCCCGCGTAATTGCCGAACAGGCAGGCCACCCCTTGGCCGGAATCGGCTTCGACGATGGCGTCAAAGAACGATTGGGCCGGCGGAGAAGCGAAAACTTCGCCGATCGCGGCCGCATCGGCCAGCCCTTCGCCGACATAACCGAGAAAAGCCGGCTCATGGCCGCTGCCGCCGCCGGTGACAATGCCTACCTTGCCCTCCACCGGGGCTTGTATCCTCTTCACCA from Paenibacillus macerans includes:
- a CDS encoding dihydroxyacetone kinase subunit DhaK, giving the protein MQRFVNHPDLIVDDMLKGYVKAHGDTVKLSDRNDRVVKRIQAPVEGKVGIVTGGGSGHEPAFLGYVGEGLADAAAIGEVFASPPAQSFFDAIVEADSGQGVACLFGNYAGDNMNVKMAVQLAEDEGITVKYVTATDDIASSPPETREKRHGIAGGLFMWKAGGARAAMGGSLDEVVAAAQKAADNTRSICVGLGSCTIPAAGSPNFTIEEGKMEFGIGHHGEPGIRVQPLGTADEIAAEMTGAILRDFAFEGSENLAVLLSGLGATPLMELYVLYDKVAELLTGQGHRIDRTFIGNYVTSLDMNGASLTIVRLDEELKVLLDYPGQCPAVKY